GGCTGCCTGTGCCAAAAAATCAGCTACATCGCTTAAAGAAAAGTTTTCCGATCTAAGCAAATATGCAGCGTAAATTTTTATAACCTCGCTTACGCTGACGTTTGAAGCTTCAACTTCCCTACTTTCAAGTAAACGAATCAAGTTGTTTATAGTATCACTAAAATTATTATAATCTTCTACTCCGGCAGCCACTTGGTCCTCCTATTGCGGGGATCGCTTTATCTTCTACAGGATGAAGCCTACGGCACTTTTTACTTCTTCGATAGTCTTATCTGCCACATTCGAAGCTCTCTCGGCTCCCTCCCGCAAAATATCCATCATCTCAAGCCCATGTTCTTCATAATATTTTCTTCTCTTCTGAATTGGTTCGAGTTTGAACCTGATCCATTCCATTAATACCTTTTTGCAATCTATGCAGCCAATCCCTGCAGATCGACATCCATGGGCAAGCTCTCTTTTTTTCTCCTCGTCCTGGGTGAATATTTTGTGCAAATGCCATACAGGGCATTTCTCTGGCTCTCCGGGATCCGACCTTCTCATCCGAGCGGGGTCTGTCATCATAGTTCTGATTTTGTCCCACATCTCGTTTAAATCCTCTGAAATGAAAAGGGCATTATTGTAAGACTTGCTCATCTTTCTGCCATCGATGCCTGGGACTCGGGGCGTTGGGGTGAGCAATATCTCCGGCTCTGGAAATACCTCTTCAAAAGTACTATTGAATTTTCTCGCCAACTCTTTGGCAATTTCTAGATGTATTGATTGATCTTCACCCACGGGGACTTTTGTTGCTTTATACAATAATATATCGGCCGCCATTAACACCGGATACCCAAGAAATCCATAGGTTTGAAGGTCTTTATCTGCAATGTTTTCGAGTTGTTCTTTATATATGGGGTTTCTTTCAAGCCTTCCAAGGGGAGCGATCATCGATAAAGCAAGATGAAGCTCGGCATGACCACTAACATGGGACTGTTGAAAGATCACCGCCTTTTCGGGATCTAAGCCGACGGCAAGCCAATCCAGAAGAATTTCCCGGCAATAATCTTTAATTTTTGAGCTGTTCATGTATTCCGACATCAAGGCATGCCAATCGACGATACAGTAATAACACTCAAATTCGTCCTGAAGCTTCAACCAATTGGACAGGGCTCCTGCTAGATGGCCAAGATGCAATTTTCCGGTCGGACGCATGCCGCTAAACACGCATTCTTTCATTGTATGTATCACCCCATTATCAATATATTTCTCATACCAATTTTATAAATATATTACAAAGGCATCGTCTGTATTTTATTCTATACAGATAATCTTTGGGTCATCGTAAGCTTTAATCTCCGTCAGATCGTATACCCTTATTTCCGGAAGTTGCTTTAATTTCTCCATAAATTTTGACAATCCGCCTCGCTCCATCTGTCCGTGATCGACGATTGCCAGGGTTAAATATCTCTGGGCCTCGGCTATTTGATGGTACTTCATATCAGCAGTTATATAAATATCAGCTCCTACATTAAAAGCATTGACCCAAAATTCTCCACCCGATCCGCCACAGAGGGCGACTTTTTTAAACCTTACCCTTTGCCCGTAAAAGGCTATCCAGGAAACATTCCAAGCCCTGGCCATCAGCTCTGCCAATTCATCCTTTGAAACTTCGGCTTCAAAATGTCCCCATGCCCCCAGTCCAAAGGCGTTTTCTTGGAAATCGATCAATGGCTTATAGTCATGAATTTTAAGGGATTCAGCTAGGGTAACATTTATGCCATTATATGACATATCGAGATTTGTATGAGCTGAAATTACATTCATTCCATAATGTGCAGATTTGTAAAATAGAGAGGCGCTGTAGTTTGAAACATCCCATTTCTTCATTGGAGAAATGATGGGGGGATGGTGGGTAATAATTACATTGACGCCCAAATCGCGAGCTTTATCTATGACCTCCGGCGTCAAATCCAAAGCAAGTGCCAGGCCATCGACCTTGCAAGACAGATCACCTATAACCAGTCCCGAGTTATCCCACTCTTCCTGCACATTGAAAGGAGCTATCTTGTCTACGGCTGCCAAGATGTCCTCAACGACATAGGGCATAAAAACATCTCCTTGCATAGGTGGTTGTAATTAACAGAAAAAGCCACCTCTTCGGTGGCTTTTGTTGGCTTTTGGTGGGCCCACCTGGACTCGAACCAGGAACCTTCCGGTTATGAGCCGGTGGCTCTGACCTGTTGAGCTATGGGCCCGCCCGCTTGAGCATTTATGATTATAACTACGAGTTTCGTTTAGGGCAAGTAGTAGGTCGTATTTTTTATTAAAAATTTACCTACTTTTCAACGGTTATGCAGCTGACAGGACAGCTTTCTGCTGCTTCCATGGCACATTCAGCACCGCTGGGCTTCACCACCTTGGCTTTGCCTAGTTCTTCGTCCAGCTCGAAGACCTCCGGACACACCTGGGAACAAACACCGCATCCAATACAAAGTTCCTGATCCAGTTCCACCTTCATGTAATTCCACCCCCTTTGGCACATACTATAGCAGCATTTTCGTTCTAATCAAATATTTTTGATCACAAAACTTTCACTAACGGTTCCCCCAAATTTTTTTCCAACATTAACAGAGCCTTATATTCTGTTATTGCTTTATTTTCAGGTAAAGCCGACACAATAAATACCCCTTTCCCCACTACAGCTGCATCGAACTCCCGCGTCATCATAATCATGCCCGCTATCGTACTGCCTCCACGCATGAAATCGTCGATGACCAAGACTTTGGAACCTTTCTTTAAATTACGAGTGCCCATGTACATGGTTCGAACATCACCTGTGCCTGAAGGAAAGTGAAGCGCCACAGCCGGACCATCACTTGGTCTGTTTCTGAATCGACAAACAGCCAGGGGAAGACCTAAAGCCTGGGCAACGAATAAGGCTATGGGTATGCCCTTGACCTCTGAAGTCATAACTACATCGGCACCTGAATCGACGAACATGGAAGCCAAGGCCCAACCTAACCACTGTGCATAATAGGGATTAAATATGATATCGCTATAGTATATTAATCCTCCAGGCAGAAATCTTTCTTCTTTGGAAAGTTCTAAAGCAATCTCTTCTAGGAATTTTACTCTGTCCTTTTCGTTGAAGGAGGGAATTAAATATGCCCCTCCTCCCCTTCCCCTATCGATGATAATTCTGCTGTAGCCTTCATCGTTTATTGCATTTGATATGATCTCAACGTCATCGCTTAACACGGTTTTTGATACCTCAAATTCTTTTGCAATATCGCTTAAAGAAAAGGATTGAGACGGATTTTTTGCCAACCTCCAAACGATCCTTGCAATGCGTTCCGGCCTGGAAATTTTCATATCAGATCACTCCAGCACAAAAGTTTTACAATCACATTCGAGCTTCGAGCTTACCAATTCTTGCGCTTTGATAGCCTCGTGCTTGTCTGTGAAAAGACAAAAAACGGAAGAACCGCTCCCGCTTAAACCCCAAGCCAGGCTATTGTTGAAAGTTGAATTGCATAGATCGAAAAATCCATCGTAAAAGTCGCTTTTTTTTCTC
The window above is part of the Acetomicrobium thermoterrenum DSM 13490 genome. Proteins encoded here:
- a CDS encoding phosphoribosyltransferase family protein; the encoded protein is MKISRPERIARIVWRLAKNPSQSFSLSDIAKEFEVSKTVLSDDVEIISNAINDEGYSRIIIDRGRGGGAYLIPSFNEKDRVKFLEEIALELSKEERFLPGGLIYYSDIIFNPYYAQWLGWALASMFVDSGADVVMTSEVKGIPIALFVAQALGLPLAVCRFRNRPSDGPAVALHFPSGTGDVRTMYMGTRNLKKGSKVLVIDDFMRGGSTIAGMIMMTREFDAAVVGKGVFIVSALPENKAITEYKALLMLEKNLGEPLVKVL
- a CDS encoding ferredoxin, coding for MKVELDQELCIGCGVCSQVCPEVFELDEELGKAKVVKPSGAECAMEAAESCPVSCITVEK
- a CDS encoding Nif3-like dinuclear metal center hexameric protein, producing MPYVVEDILAAVDKIAPFNVQEEWDNSGLVIGDLSCKVDGLALALDLTPEVIDKARDLGVNVIITHHPPIISPMKKWDVSNYSASLFYKSAHYGMNVISAHTNLDMSYNGINVTLAESLKIHDYKPLIDFQENAFGLGAWGHFEAEVSKDELAELMARAWNVSWIAFYGQRVRFKKVALCGGSGGEFWVNAFNVGADIYITADMKYHQIAEAQRYLTLAIVDHGQMERGGLSKFMEKLKQLPEIRVYDLTEIKAYDDPKIICIE
- the trpS gene encoding tryptophan--tRNA ligase, whose amino-acid sequence is MKECVFSGMRPTGKLHLGHLAGALSNWLKLQDEFECYYCIVDWHALMSEYMNSSKIKDYCREILLDWLAVGLDPEKAVIFQQSHVSGHAELHLALSMIAPLGRLERNPIYKEQLENIADKDLQTYGFLGYPVLMAADILLYKATKVPVGEDQSIHLEIAKELARKFNSTFEEVFPEPEILLTPTPRVPGIDGRKMSKSYNNALFISEDLNEMWDKIRTMMTDPARMRRSDPGEPEKCPVWHLHKIFTQDEEKKRELAHGCRSAGIGCIDCKKVLMEWIRFKLEPIQKRRKYYEEHGLEMMDILREGAERASNVADKTIEEVKSAVGFIL